The DNA sequence TTGCCACACCGGCGACGCCGCCGCAGCCGATAACGAGTACTTTTCCCATAGTAATTCCTCCAATCGCTAAAATGATTTTTGCCCAACTCAAAAAACTTGTACCAAAATAAAAAACACTTAGAAGCGGTACTGCAAAACAGGGCAGTACACCACACCTAAGCGCGACGATCATGAAAAACTTGTTTATTTGGCTCTATTTACGTCAAGGGCGAAGACCCTTTCCATTTAGAGTTATTTATTCAGCTTTCGAGGTTTCAGAGTCTATATAGCAAGGAATTACTTTTACTACTCTTATTGATCGTTTCACAAGTGTGATGTGCAGCGGATTTGCACACGGCTATGAATTAGCCAACTCATAACGCTTCGAGCCGCCCCGGCTCAATCAATAAGGCAACAAAGTTGCCAACTTCGGCTTTTGACCCGGCTGTCCGTATGGCCTTGGTCCTCTATAGCTTCTGCAGAGAACGGTCAAAAAATTCTTTGCTGAAAAGGCTCTACTGCCTCTTTTCGCAACTGAAATTATATCTAATATTTCAAGATATTTCAATAGTTTTTATAAATTAGTAACAAGCTTCAAATTTTATATATTTTTGTTACCCCATTCGATTTTATAGCTACTTATGAATCTCGTGTACTTCTTCCATCAGGGCAAAACTTTAGCATTTAATAGTTTCTCGGATTGTACCTCCTCCTAAGACGCTTTCTCCGTCGTAAAATACGACCGCCTGTCCGGGAGTCACCGCACGCTGTTTTTCTCCAAAGATCACTACGGCTGTCCCATTTTCCAGAGAATTGACCACCGCGGATACTTTTGGCGCATTGTATCTGATCTTCACCAGGATGTTTTGAATCTGTTCTGGAAACACACCGGAAATATAATGCACATTCTCAACATGCAGGCCTGAGCTGAAAAGCTCGTCCTTTGATCCGACCCTGATCGTATTGGTTTCAGCATCAATCGAAGTAACATAAACAGGAAAACCGAGCGCCAGTCCGAGTCCCTTATGCTGCCCGACTGTATAGCGGTATATTCCCTTATGTCTGCCGAGAATCATCCCCCGAGAATCAACGATAACCCCCTGGACATTCTTCAATTGACGGTATCCTTCAATAAAATCACCTGCTGTTCCCTCGACAAAACAAATATCCTGGCTCTCTGCTTTTTTGGCGACAGCCAGTCCTTCCCCTTCAGCAATCTGCCTGACATCCGCTTTGCGATATTCACCCAGGGGAAAAAAAGTATGGGCAAGCTGATCCTGAGTCAGATGATAGAGTGCGTAACTCTGGTCTTTCGTCTCATCAATCCCTGCTTTCAGCACCCACTGCTGTGTTTTGTCATCATACTCCTTCCTGACATAGTGCCCAGTTGCAATATAATCCGCCCCCAAACCACGGGCTTTCTGCAGCAAAGAATCAAATTTCAGATGCTTGTTGCATTCGATACATGGATTAGGCGTTCTTCCTCGAAGATATTCACTGCAGAAGTTGTCAATAACCTTGTCTTCAAACTCCTTCCTGAAATTCATCACGTAATATGGAATTTTAAGCTTCCAGGCCACTCTGCGGGCATCATTGACTGCCTCGAGGCTGCAGCACGCTTTGGCTTTGTCCTCCGACTGCGGCCAGATCTGCATGGTGACACCGATAACCCGGTATCCTTCTCTTTTTAACAACAGAGCGGCAACTGAACTGTCGACGCCGCCGCTCATAGCAACCACTACGGTTTTTTTCATATCCATTCTCCCGTTGCTTGATCATTGGTTCAGTTGAAATGAATTGCAAACAAATATTTTGTTATCCTGCCATCTTAAAGTCCGATATATTCCAAATAGACTCATCTAATCCCAATGGAAGAAGGCAAATGCTTGGCTTTTACCAAACATTTGCCCGACACAATTCTTATTGCCCGTAAGTTATTCGTTATAGTTTGGCAAAAGCCTGTTCCAGATCAGCAATGATATCATCGGCATCTTCAATTCCAATCGACAGCCGGATCATATCGGGTGTTACCCCGGCGGCCCGCTGTTCTTCCTCGGAGAGCTGGGCATGCGTGGTACTAGCAGGATGTATAACAAGGGATTTGGCATCTGCAACATTGGCAAGCAGCGAGAACAGCTCAAGATTGTTGATCAATTTTACTCCCGCTTCCGCGCCGCCTTTAATGCCAAATGTAAATATAGAGCCAGGGCCTTGCGGAAAATATTTTAACGATAAATCAAAATATTTATTGTCTTTCAATCCCGGGTAATTCACCCACGAAACCTTGAGGTGGTTTTTCAAATAATCAACAACTTTCCAGGTGTTGGCCACGTGCTGTTTAACACGCAAAGACAAAGTTTCAAGACCCTGGATAAACAGGAAAGAATTAAACGGGCTCAGTGCTGCGCCGGTATCTCGCAAGAGCTGCACTCTGGCTTTTAGAATAAAAGCCGGTGCACCCAATGTTGCATAAACCAATCCGTTGTAACTCGGATCCGGTTCTGTAAATCCAGGGAACTTGCCGCTGGCTGCCCAGTCAAATTTTCCGCCGTCAATGATCAGCCCGCCGATGGATGTGCCATGCCCCCCAATAAACTTGGTTGCTGAATGGACCACAATATCTGCACCGTATTCGATAGGTCTCAGAAGATATGGCGTTGCAAATGTATTGTCGATAATAAGCGGTATTCCGTTATCATGGGCTACTTTGGCAACTGCTTCAATATCGATGATATTGATCCCTGGATTGCCTATCGATTCAATATAAATGGCTTTGGTCTTCTCCGTGATGGCTTTCTTAAAATTCGCGGGATCATCCGGATTGACAAAATGGGTCTTGATCCCCAGCTTCGGAAGCGTAATCGCAAAAAGATTATGTGTCCCTCCATACAGTGTGCTGGCAGAGATAATCTCATCTCCGGCCCCGGCGATATTCAGAATGGCGTAAGTAATGGCTGCAGAACCCGATCCTACAGCAAGCGCCCCGACGCCGCCTTCGAGCGCAGCAATTCTCTGTTCCAGAACATCCGATGTTGGATTCATGATCCGAGTGTAGATATTGCCAGGTTCTGCCAAGGAAAACAAATCGGCGCCATGCTTAGCATCCCTGAACACATAGGATGTAGTCTGATAAATCGGGACGGCTCTGGATCCGGTAGTTGGATCCGGAACCTGGCCTGCATGAACCTGCAGGGTATCAAATTTCCAATTTTCTTTGCTCATATTAAACATCTCCTCATTATATATTCGTATTTTATTTTTTTGAATATTCAACTGATCTTTAAGTTTTATGTTTTGGGATCTCTGTTACCAGCCGCGTTCCTGCATTCGTTCGCTGACGCTGATCGTGGAGATCTCCAATCCCGGCATTGCTTCCCCTAGATTTCGGGATATTTCAGCTAAGGCCTCGGGTTCGTTATGGTGCGTCGTGGCCAGGACAATAGCCTTGGCGCGATTCCTCGGATTTGAAGACTTGAAGATTCCCGATCCTACAAAGATCCCATCTACACCCAATTGCATCATTAAGGCGGCGTCCGCCGGAGTTGCGATTCCGCCAGCCGCAAAATTCACGACCGGCAGCTTCCCGTTTTCGGCGACAGACAATACCAGATTATAAGGTGCTCCCATTTCTTTGGCGGCAGTCATCAGCTCTTCTTTCGGCATTGTCTTCAATCTTCTGATTTCACTCTGTACCGTCCGCATATGCCTTACTGCTTCCACGATATTCCCCGTTCCGGGTTCCCCTTTGGTCCTGATCATCGCTGCGCCTTCTCCGATCCGACGCAAGGCCTCTCCCAGATTGCGGGCTCCGCAAACGAAGGGTACCGCAAAGGCATGTTTATCAATGTGATACAGGTCATCAGCCGGGGTAAGGACTTCACTTTCATCAATATAGTCAGCGCCCAGACTTTCTAAAACCTGTGCTTCGACAAAATGTCCAATCCTTGCCTTGGCCATGACCGGAATCGTAACCGCATCCATGATCTTTAAAATAATCGTTGGGTCAGCCATTCTGGCTACCCCGCCGGCAGCCCGTATATCTGCCGGAACACGTTCCAAGGCCATAACTGCGCAAGCCCCAGCTTCTTCTGCAATTTTTGCCTGATCCGGAGTCGTCACATCCATGATAACTCCGCCTTTCAACATTTCTGCCAATCCTGTTTTCAGTTTCCATGTCCCTTTTTCTGTTTCGCTCATTATGGCCTCCGAAGTTATGCTTAGTTTTCATTGGTGTACGTTCTGCAAGATCATTAATAATATTATCTTCATCTACGCTTGCTTATAATCTTAACCCTCCTGGAATAGCGACGTACTCAGATAACGTTCTCCGGTATCGGGAAGAACAACTACAATCCGTTTCCCTTCGTTTTCCGGACGTTTAGCCACTTCCAGGGCTGCATAGGCTGCGGCGCCGGAGGAGATCCCAACCAAGAGTCCTTCCTCCCTGGCCAGCCTGCGTCCCGTTTCAAAAGCCTGTTCATTCGTAAC is a window from the Dehalobacter sp. DCA genome containing:
- the pdxS gene encoding pyridoxal 5'-phosphate synthase lyase subunit PdxS; translated protein: MSETEKGTWKLKTGLAEMLKGGVIMDVTTPDQAKIAEEAGACAVMALERVPADIRAAGGVARMADPTIILKIMDAVTIPVMAKARIGHFVEAQVLESLGADYIDESEVLTPADDLYHIDKHAFAVPFVCGARNLGEALRRIGEGAAMIRTKGEPGTGNIVEAVRHMRTVQSEIRRLKTMPKEELMTAAKEMGAPYNLVLSVAENGKLPVVNFAAGGIATPADAALMMQLGVDGIFVGSGIFKSSNPRNRAKAIVLATTHHNEPEALAEISRNLGEAMPGLEISTISVSERMQERGW
- the mnmA gene encoding tRNA 2-thiouridine(34) synthase MnmA, with the translated sequence MKKTVVVAMSGGVDSSVAALLLKREGYRVIGVTMQIWPQSEDKAKACCSLEAVNDARRVAWKLKIPYYVMNFRKEFEDKVIDNFCSEYLRGRTPNPCIECNKHLKFDSLLQKARGLGADYIATGHYVRKEYDDKTQQWVLKAGIDETKDQSYALYHLTQDQLAHTFFPLGEYRKADVRQIAEGEGLAVAKKAESQDICFVEGTAGDFIEGYRQLKNVQGVIVDSRGMILGRHKGIYRYTVGQHKGLGLALGFPVYVTSIDAETNTIRVGSKDELFSSGLHVENVHYISGVFPEQIQNILVKIRYNAPKVSAVVNSLENGTAVVIFGEKQRAVTPGQAVVFYDGESVLGGGTIRETIKC
- a CDS encoding homocysteine synthase; protein product: MSKENWKFDTLQVHAGQVPDPTTGSRAVPIYQTTSYVFRDAKHGADLFSLAEPGNIYTRIMNPTSDVLEQRIAALEGGVGALAVGSGSAAITYAILNIAGAGDEIISASTLYGGTHNLFAITLPKLGIKTHFVNPDDPANFKKAITEKTKAIYIESIGNPGINIIDIEAVAKVAHDNGIPLIIDNTFATPYLLRPIEYGADIVVHSATKFIGGHGTSIGGLIIDGGKFDWAASGKFPGFTEPDPSYNGLVYATLGAPAFILKARVQLLRDTGAALSPFNSFLFIQGLETLSLRVKQHVANTWKVVDYLKNHLKVSWVNYPGLKDNKYFDLSLKYFPQGPGSIFTFGIKGGAEAGVKLINNLELFSLLANVADAKSLVIHPASTTHAQLSEEEQRAAGVTPDMIRLSIGIEDADDIIADLEQAFAKL